A genome region from Thermoplasmata archaeon includes the following:
- a CDS encoding HAD family hydrolase gives MAAPSRIRAVLFDLGGTLVDYHDFAHWTELARRCFVPVEEEALAHAFVEVEKETDVREKPSYEEFWRRTLERAAGREVDAASAARFLGLSRERPGFFRLYSDTRRCLERLSADGRRLGVISNSSSEARCRAILHGTGILPFFERVVSSGTEGVEKPAPAIFHRTLERMRLAPAEALYVGNLAFTDAVAAREAGLHAIWLNRAGTGLGDDPPEITSLLEVPLALHQLEGTAPAPRAAGGRAR, from the coding sequence ATGGCCGCGCCGTCCCGCATCCGGGCCGTGCTGTTCGACCTCGGCGGGACGCTCGTCGACTACCACGATTTCGCCCACTGGACCGAGCTCGCCCGCCGCTGCTTCGTCCCGGTGGAGGAAGAGGCGCTCGCCCACGCCTTCGTCGAGGTCGAGAAGGAGACGGACGTGCGGGAGAAGCCGAGCTACGAGGAGTTCTGGCGCCGGACGCTCGAGCGGGCCGCCGGCCGCGAGGTCGACGCCGCGAGCGCGGCGCGGTTCCTCGGGCTGAGTCGCGAGCGGCCCGGCTTCTTCCGCCTCTACTCGGACACGCGGCGGTGCCTGGAGCGCCTGAGCGCCGACGGGCGGCGGCTCGGCGTGATCTCGAACAGCTCGAGCGAGGCGCGCTGCCGCGCGATCCTCCACGGGACCGGCATCCTCCCCTTCTTCGAGCGGGTCGTCTCCTCGGGCACGGAGGGGGTCGAGAAGCCCGCGCCGGCGATCTTCCATCGGACGCTGGAGCGCATGCGCCTCGCCCCGGCCGAGGCGCTGTACGTCGGGAACCTCGCGTTCACCGACGCGGTCGCCGCCCGCGAGGCCGGCCTCCACGCGATCTGGCTCAACCGCGCGGGCACCGGGCTCGGCGACGACCCGCCGGAGATCACGAGCCTGCTCGAGGTCCCGCTCGCCCTGCACCAGCTCGAGGGCACGGCGCCGGCGCCGAGGGCCGCCGGCGGTCGCGCGCGTTAA
- a CDS encoding 50S ribosomal protein L30e has translation MDLAHALKVALETGTVRLGLTETLDAAKAKKARLVIVARTCPEPTLTQHRALGKIPVYHYDGTAVDLGQACGKPFPISAMAILDPGSSAILSLET, from the coding sequence ATGGACCTCGCGCACGCCCTCAAGGTCGCGCTCGAGACCGGCACGGTCCGCCTCGGACTCACCGAGACGCTCGACGCGGCGAAGGCGAAGAAGGCGCGCCTCGTCATCGTCGCGCGGACGTGCCCGGAGCCGACGCTCACGCAGCACCGCGCCCTCGGCAAGATCCCGGTCTACCACTACGACGGGACCGCGGTCGACCTCGGCCAGGCCTGCGGCAAGCCGTTCCCGATCAGCGCGATGGCGATCCTCGACCCCGGCTCGAGCGCGATCCTCTCGCTCGAGACGTAG
- the purS gene encoding phosphoribosylformylglycinamidine synthase subunit PurS → MTRAQGYLRRSVTSAGAISLELVARTLRLEIRVELKPGILDAEAESIARSLALLGIAGVREVTTARIYDLEFEGTTESEAHRRAQEAVDRLLANPVIHRVTIRPPPD, encoded by the coding sequence GTGACGCGGGCTCAGGGTTATCTGCGCCGTTCCGTCACGAGCGCCGGGGCGATCTCGCTGGAGCTCGTCGCGCGCACGCTGCGCCTCGAGATTCGCGTGGAGCTCAAGCCCGGGATCCTCGACGCGGAGGCCGAGAGCATCGCCAGGTCGCTCGCGCTCCTCGGGATCGCCGGGGTGCGCGAGGTGACCACTGCGCGCATCTACGACCTCGAGTTCGAGGGGACCACGGAGAGCGAGGCCCACCGGCGGGCGCAGGAGGCCGTGGACCGCCTGCTCGCCAACCCCGTCATCCATCGGGTCACGATCCGGCCCCCGCCGGACTAG
- a CDS encoding DNA-directed RNA polymerase subunit RpoH/Rpb5 C-terminal domain-containing protein, with amino-acid sequence MTPSSARAPRRKAAAPAAAKPARPFIAHRLAPPHEILSEEETQRILQELETVPERLPKILLGDPGLLTDPKFTAARDAGERLVGRLVRIRRPSATAGEAVAYRLIVVAAGGS; translated from the coding sequence ATGACCCCCTCGAGCGCGCGCGCGCCCCGTCGCAAGGCCGCTGCCCCGGCCGCGGCGAAGCCGGCCCGGCCGTTCATCGCCCATCGGCTCGCCCCGCCCCACGAGATCCTGTCGGAGGAGGAGACGCAGCGGATCCTCCAGGAGCTCGAGACGGTCCCCGAGCGCCTCCCCAAGATCCTGCTCGGCGATCCCGGCCTGCTCACCGACCCGAAGTTCACCGCAGCGCGCGATGCCGGCGAGCGGCTGGTGGGTCGCCTGGTGCGGATCCGCCGCCCGAGCGCCACTGCCGGCGAGGCCGTCGCCTACCGTCTGATCGTCGTCGCCGCCGGGGGGAGCTGA
- a CDS encoding DNA-directed RNA polymerase subunit B — protein MREIVDAFFRERSIVNHHLASFNDFLPTEDNPNSRMQRIVDEARVSEDSTEHGMIRLDVQKTKSSIQVRVGRRRDPRGYVSPSAEPTIRIGKPFVKEPVGSKPTLTPMEARLRNLTYQAPIYLDVTVVENGVERASETVHIGDLPIMVKSRQCNLAKANIEADGQIALSDEEYRAKLVEYGEDPLDPGGYAIIGGTERVIISLEDLAPNRIFAEYNERYGTPIESAKVFSQRGGYRSLTVVEKKKDGVLQVSVPTASGQIPLVILMKALGMKNDEEIFQAVLGELLPLDEPFVQTMKHLLNVNLEECVSKKLYPPEGILSTDDALIFLEKKFATGQAKEYRQRKVDGILDRSLLPHLGDTKHDRLKKALYLARMARTVLELHLKVRGEDDKDHYANKRLKLAGDLMEDLFRVAFSLLLKDLKYQLERSFARKKDLRIASAIRPDLLTQRLVHALATGNWVGGRAGVSQVLDRTSHMSTISHLRRVTSPLTRSQPHFEARDLHPTQWGRLCPNETPEGQNCGLVKNYALCVDVSEGCDEEEVTLILRDNNTREIGPEVFQEAAAPRGKRAARVYVNGNLIGLHSQPLELVRDLRDRRRTRTLSSTLEDRTYEINVRYDAEMNEVIVHCDPGRLRRPLVVVKNGVPRVTRTDLDELARGTRSFTDLIREGKIEWLDAEEEEDSLIAVDPFVPPDRCPKCERSLSRSDIRWLSMGERREEALVECGFCKNEFPTASLVTDRHTHLEIDPNLMLGVCTGLIPYPEHNSAPRNTMGSGMAKQALGVESVNYRRRPDTRGHLLHYPQAPLLQTQTMRYVHFTERPAGQNFIVAVLSYEGYNMQDALVFSKGAIDRGLGRSSFFRTYRGEERKYPGGQEDRFEIPRPDVAGARVDTAYRNLGEDGLIFPELEVSEGDVLVGKTSPPRFLEEKTDLLTPQKRRETSVTVRFGESGWVDNVILTEGENISKLVKVKVRNQRIPELGDKFASRHGQKGVIGLIVPQENLPFTRDGVTPDLLINPHAIPSRMTVAHVLEMLGGKVGALEGRTVDGTAFSGAREEALREGLKAAGFHPSGRETLYDGLTGRRFEAEIFVGAIYYQKLHHMVAGKMHMRSRGPVQILTRQPTEGRSRQGGLRFGEMERDCLIGHGVAMVIKDRLLDESDGTIQYVCGNTDCGHIAIPDTRAGSLRCPSCGNTSSIYPVEMSYSFKLLLEELISLGVIMRLQLEEMR, from the coding sequence GTGCGCGAGATCGTCGACGCGTTCTTCCGCGAGCGGTCCATCGTCAACCACCACCTGGCGAGCTTCAACGACTTCCTGCCGACGGAGGACAACCCGAACTCCCGGATGCAGCGGATCGTCGACGAGGCCCGGGTCAGCGAGGACTCGACCGAGCACGGGATGATCCGGCTCGACGTGCAGAAGACGAAGAGTTCGATCCAGGTGCGCGTCGGGCGGCGGCGCGACCCCCGCGGCTACGTCAGCCCGTCGGCCGAGCCGACGATCCGCATCGGCAAGCCGTTCGTGAAGGAGCCGGTCGGCTCCAAGCCGACGCTCACCCCGATGGAGGCGCGCCTGCGCAACCTGACCTACCAGGCGCCGATCTACCTCGACGTCACGGTCGTCGAGAACGGGGTCGAGCGGGCGAGCGAGACCGTGCACATCGGCGACCTGCCGATCATGGTCAAGAGCCGCCAGTGCAATCTCGCGAAGGCGAACATCGAGGCCGACGGCCAGATCGCGCTGTCCGACGAGGAGTACCGGGCGAAGCTCGTCGAGTACGGCGAGGACCCGCTCGACCCCGGCGGCTACGCGATCATCGGCGGCACGGAGCGCGTGATCATCAGCCTCGAGGACCTCGCACCGAACCGCATCTTCGCCGAGTACAACGAGCGCTACGGCACCCCGATCGAGAGCGCGAAGGTGTTCAGCCAGCGGGGCGGATACCGCTCCCTCACGGTCGTCGAGAAGAAGAAGGACGGGGTGCTCCAGGTCTCGGTCCCGACGGCGAGCGGCCAGATCCCGCTCGTGATCCTGATGAAAGCCCTCGGGATGAAGAACGACGAGGAGATCTTCCAGGCGGTCCTGGGCGAGCTCCTCCCGCTGGACGAGCCGTTCGTCCAGACGATGAAGCACCTGCTCAACGTCAACCTCGAGGAGTGCGTCTCCAAGAAGCTGTACCCGCCCGAGGGGATCCTCTCGACGGACGACGCGCTGATCTTCCTCGAGAAGAAGTTCGCGACCGGCCAGGCGAAGGAGTACCGCCAGCGCAAGGTCGACGGCATCCTCGACCGCTCGCTGCTCCCGCACCTCGGCGACACCAAGCACGACCGGCTGAAGAAGGCCCTGTACCTGGCCCGCATGGCCCGCACCGTCCTCGAGCTCCATCTCAAGGTCCGTGGCGAGGACGACAAGGACCACTACGCGAACAAGCGCCTCAAGCTCGCCGGCGACCTCATGGAGGACCTGTTCCGGGTCGCCTTCTCGCTGCTGCTCAAGGACCTCAAGTACCAGCTCGAGCGGTCGTTCGCCCGCAAGAAGGACCTGCGGATCGCGAGCGCCATCCGTCCCGACCTGCTCACGCAGCGTCTCGTGCACGCGCTGGCGACGGGGAACTGGGTCGGCGGCCGCGCCGGCGTCAGCCAGGTGCTGGACCGCACGAGTCACATGTCGACGATCAGCCACCTGCGCCGCGTCACGAGCCCGCTGACCCGCAGCCAGCCGCACTTCGAGGCGCGGGACCTCCATCCCACGCAGTGGGGACGGCTGTGCCCGAACGAGACCCCCGAGGGCCAGAACTGCGGCCTCGTCAAGAACTACGCGCTGTGCGTCGACGTCTCCGAAGGGTGCGACGAGGAGGAGGTCACCCTCATCCTGCGCGACAACAACACGCGCGAGATCGGCCCCGAGGTCTTCCAGGAGGCCGCCGCGCCGCGCGGGAAGCGCGCCGCGCGCGTCTACGTGAACGGCAACCTGATCGGTCTCCACTCGCAGCCGCTCGAGCTCGTGCGGGACCTGCGCGACCGCCGCCGCACCCGCACGCTCTCCTCGACGCTCGAGGACCGAACGTACGAGATCAACGTGCGCTATGACGCGGAGATGAACGAGGTCATCGTGCACTGCGACCCCGGCCGGCTGCGCCGTCCGCTCGTGGTCGTGAAGAACGGCGTCCCGCGCGTCACGCGGACCGACCTCGACGAGCTCGCCCGGGGCACGCGCTCGTTCACCGACCTCATCCGCGAAGGCAAGATCGAGTGGCTCGACGCCGAGGAGGAGGAGGACTCGCTGATCGCCGTCGATCCGTTCGTCCCGCCCGACCGGTGCCCGAAGTGCGAGCGCTCGCTCAGCCGCAGCGACATCCGCTGGCTCTCCATGGGCGAGCGGCGGGAGGAGGCGCTCGTCGAGTGCGGGTTCTGCAAGAACGAGTTCCCGACGGCGAGCCTCGTCACCGACCGCCACACCCACCTCGAGATCGACCCGAACCTGATGCTCGGCGTCTGCACGGGGCTCATCCCGTACCCCGAGCACAACAGCGCGCCGCGCAACACGATGGGCTCGGGGATGGCCAAGCAGGCGCTCGGCGTCGAGTCGGTCAACTACCGCCGCCGGCCCGACACCCGCGGCCACCTGCTCCACTACCCCCAGGCCCCGCTGCTCCAGACGCAGACGATGCGCTACGTCCACTTCACCGAACGGCCAGCGGGCCAGAACTTCATCGTCGCCGTCCTCTCCTACGAGGGCTACAACATGCAGGACGCCCTCGTCTTCTCCAAGGGCGCGATCGACCGGGGCCTCGGCCGTTCCTCCTTCTTCCGGACCTACCGCGGCGAGGAGCGCAAGTACCCGGGCGGCCAGGAGGACCGCTTCGAGATCCCGCGGCCGGACGTCGCCGGCGCCCGCGTGGACACGGCCTACCGCAACCTCGGCGAGGACGGCCTGATCTTCCCGGAGCTCGAGGTGAGCGAGGGGGACGTGCTCGTCGGGAAGACGAGCCCGCCGCGCTTCCTCGAGGAAAAGACCGATCTGCTCACGCCGCAGAAGCGGCGCGAGACCAGCGTCACGGTGCGCTTCGGCGAGTCCGGCTGGGTCGACAACGTCATCCTCACCGAAGGCGAGAACATCTCCAAGCTCGTCAAGGTGAAGGTCCGCAACCAGCGGATCCCCGAGCTCGGCGACAAGTTCGCGAGCCGCCACGGCCAGAAGGGCGTGATCGGGCTCATCGTCCCCCAGGAGAACCTGCCGTTCACGCGCGACGGCGTCACGCCCGACCTCCTGATCAATCCGCACGCGATCCCCTCGCGCATGACGGTCGCCCACGTGCTCGAGATGCTGGGCGGCAAGGTCGGCGCGCTCGAGGGCCGGACGGTCGACGGCACCGCGTTCAGCGGCGCGCGCGAGGAGGCGCTGCGGGAGGGCCTCAAGGCCGCCGGCTTCCACCCGTCCGGGCGCGAGACGCTCTACGACGGGCTGACCGGACGGCGCTTCGAGGCCGAGATCTTCGTCGGCGCGATCTACTACCAGAAGCTCCACCACATGGTCGCGGGCAAGATGCACATGCGCTCGCGCGGGCCCGTCCAGATCCTCACGCGCCAGCCGACCGAGGGACGCTCGCGCCAGGGCGGCCTGCGCTTCGGCGAGATGGAGCGGGACTGCCTGATCGGCCACGGCGTCGCGATGGTGATCAAGGACCGGCTGCTCGACGAGTCGGACGGCACGATCCAGTACGTCTGCGGCAACACCGACTGCGGGCATATCGCGATCCCGGACACGCGCGCCGGCTCGCTGCGCTGCCCCAGCTGCGGGAACACGAGCTCGATCTACCCGGTCGAGATGAGCTACTCGTTCAAGCTCCTCCTCGAGGAGCTGATCAGCCTGGGCGTGATCATGCGCCTGCAGCTCGAGGAGATGCGCTAG
- a CDS encoding UPF0147 family protein, protein MTATSPAASASSPAAPPTGADADPPALQSVFDALAELAEDSSVPRNIRRGAQSAREALAKPRAARDVRIASAVYLLDDLANDPNLPTHGRTAIWSIISSLESIA, encoded by the coding sequence GTGACGGCGACGTCCCCCGCGGCCTCGGCCAGCTCGCCCGCCGCCCCGCCGACGGGGGCGGACGCGGACCCGCCCGCGCTCCAGTCGGTGTTCGACGCGCTCGCCGAGCTCGCGGAGGACTCGAGCGTGCCCCGCAACATCCGTCGCGGCGCGCAGTCCGCGCGCGAGGCGCTCGCGAAGCCGCGGGCGGCACGCGATGTGCGGATCGCGAGCGCGGTCTACCTGCTCGACGACCTGGCGAACGACCCGAACCTCCCGACGCACGGCCGAACGGCGATCTGGTCGATCATCTCGAGCCTGGAGAGCATCGCGTGA
- a CDS encoding DNA-directed RNA polymerase subunit A' — MAQGLSKRIKALQFAFLSPDEIRRMSGVKIITADTYDDDGYPIEMGLMDLHLGVIEPNLRCRTCGGRVNECPGHFGIIELAMPVIHVGYAKEIKRLLQSTCRACGRMLPDAPSPRAEAIGDDDAPTPPVRSREPKEERTCPHCHEVQQRIVLDKPTTFRENSHKITPKEVRARLERIPDDDVRALGLNPKFGRPEWMVLTVLPVPPVQVRPSITLESGERSEDDLTHKLVDVLRINQRLRENRDMGAPQLVVEDLWELLQYHVTTYFDNQTSGIPPARHRSGRPLKTLAQRLKGKDGRFRSNLSGKRVNFSARTVISPDPLLSINEVGIPGEVARGLTVPLEVTVHNQEVAKELVKRGPTPGPDDEGRYRCGVNYLVREDGQRIKVMEKNAEACAELVTPGSIVERQLIDGDIVLFNRQPSLHRMSMMAHFVRILPHKTFRFNLCDCPPYNADFDGDEMNLHVLQSQEARAEAKVLMKVEEHILSPRYGGPIIGMLHDHITAAFLLTYQDPSFSRAEVTYLLSKLAYPVPPPAGKDKDGNPFWSGKQLFSLTLPKDLTLEFRSNIWAGCNDPPLACKHDAWVVIENGVLKAGTIDKKAIAYEKGAVLDAIARNNGMPRAREFLDEMSRLAITAIGLKGLSTGIDDEDVPEPALREIQSALDAARERVDELVEQYRKGKLEQMPGRSVEETLEVMVRRELGQARDKAGEIAGRYLGLENPAVILAKSGARGSMLNLTQMAGAVGQQSVRGERLMRGYFNRTLPHFERGDLGSGARGFVSSSYKRGLSPTEYFFHSMGGRESLVDTAVRTSRSGYMQRRLINALEDLKVAEDRTVRNTAGTVIEFDYGEDGIDPTRSYQGAAVSLDEVVSQVLGRRVRSSDERRPEGPAGAPPVTEEEMDLQAEAQLEEEGEEEETEEFGAPEEGPEFGGE, encoded by the coding sequence ATGGCGCAGGGGCTCTCGAAGCGGATCAAGGCGCTGCAGTTCGCGTTCCTCTCGCCGGACGAGATCCGGCGGATGAGCGGCGTGAAGATCATCACCGCCGACACCTACGACGACGACGGTTACCCGATCGAGATGGGCCTGATGGACCTCCACCTCGGGGTCATCGAGCCGAACCTGCGCTGCCGCACGTGCGGGGGGCGCGTCAACGAGTGCCCCGGTCACTTCGGGATCATCGAGCTCGCGATGCCGGTGATCCACGTCGGCTACGCCAAGGAGATCAAGCGCCTCCTGCAGTCGACCTGCCGCGCGTGCGGGCGGATGCTCCCCGACGCGCCGAGCCCCCGCGCGGAGGCGATCGGCGACGACGACGCCCCGACCCCGCCGGTCCGCTCGCGCGAGCCCAAGGAGGAGCGGACGTGCCCGCACTGCCACGAGGTGCAGCAGCGGATCGTCCTCGACAAGCCCACGACGTTCCGGGAGAACTCCCACAAGATCACGCCGAAGGAGGTCCGCGCCCGCCTCGAGCGGATCCCCGACGACGACGTCCGGGCCCTCGGCCTCAACCCGAAGTTCGGACGGCCGGAGTGGATGGTCCTCACCGTGCTGCCGGTCCCGCCGGTCCAGGTCCGGCCGTCGATCACCCTGGAGAGCGGCGAGCGCAGCGAGGACGACCTCACGCACAAGCTCGTCGACGTGCTGCGGATCAACCAGCGGCTGCGCGAGAACCGCGACATGGGCGCCCCGCAGCTCGTCGTCGAGGACCTGTGGGAGCTGCTCCAGTACCACGTCACGACCTACTTCGACAACCAGACGAGCGGGATCCCGCCGGCCCGGCACCGCTCGGGCCGCCCGCTCAAGACCCTCGCCCAGCGGCTCAAGGGCAAGGACGGCCGGTTCCGCTCCAACCTCTCGGGCAAGCGGGTCAACTTCTCGGCCCGCACGGTGATCAGCCCGGACCCGCTGCTCTCGATCAACGAGGTCGGAATCCCCGGCGAGGTCGCGCGCGGGCTCACCGTACCCCTCGAGGTGACCGTCCACAACCAGGAGGTCGCCAAGGAGCTGGTGAAGCGCGGGCCCACGCCGGGGCCGGATGACGAGGGCCGCTACCGCTGCGGCGTCAACTACCTCGTGCGCGAGGACGGCCAGCGCATCAAGGTGATGGAGAAGAACGCCGAGGCGTGCGCCGAGCTCGTCACGCCGGGCTCGATCGTCGAGCGCCAGCTGATCGACGGCGACATCGTGCTGTTCAACCGGCAGCCGAGCCTGCACCGGATGAGCATGATGGCGCACTTCGTGCGCATCCTCCCGCACAAGACGTTCCGCTTCAACCTGTGCGACTGCCCGCCCTACAACGCCGACTTCGATGGCGACGAGATGAACCTGCACGTCCTCCAGAGCCAGGAGGCGAGGGCCGAGGCGAAGGTCCTGATGAAGGTCGAGGAGCACATCCTCTCCCCGCGCTACGGCGGCCCGATCATCGGGATGCTGCACGACCACATCACCGCGGCGTTCCTGCTGACCTACCAGGACCCCTCGTTCTCGCGGGCCGAGGTGACCTACCTGCTCTCGAAGCTCGCCTACCCGGTCCCGCCGCCGGCGGGCAAGGACAAGGACGGGAACCCGTTCTGGTCGGGCAAGCAGCTCTTCAGCCTCACGCTGCCGAAGGACCTCACGCTCGAGTTCCGCTCGAACATCTGGGCCGGCTGCAACGACCCGCCGCTCGCCTGCAAGCACGATGCCTGGGTCGTGATCGAGAACGGCGTCCTCAAGGCCGGGACGATCGACAAGAAGGCGATCGCCTACGAGAAGGGAGCCGTGCTCGACGCGATCGCGCGCAACAACGGGATGCCGCGGGCGCGGGAGTTCCTGGACGAGATGAGCCGGCTCGCGATCACCGCCATCGGGCTCAAGGGCCTGTCGACCGGCATCGACGACGAGGACGTCCCGGAGCCGGCCCTGCGCGAGATCCAGAGCGCGCTCGATGCCGCCCGCGAGCGGGTCGACGAGCTCGTCGAGCAGTACCGCAAGGGGAAGCTCGAGCAGATGCCCGGCCGCTCGGTCGAGGAGACGCTCGAGGTGATGGTGCGGCGCGAGCTCGGCCAGGCCCGCGACAAGGCCGGCGAGATCGCCGGGCGCTACCTGGGCCTGGAGAACCCCGCCGTGATCCTGGCGAAGTCCGGGGCGCGCGGCTCGATGCTCAACCTGACGCAGATGGCCGGGGCCGTCGGCCAGCAGAGCGTGCGCGGCGAGCGCCTGATGCGCGGCTACTTCAACCGGACCCTGCCCCACTTCGAGCGCGGCGACCTCGGCAGCGGCGCTCGCGGGTTCGTGAGCTCGAGCTACAAGCGGGGCCTCTCGCCGACGGAGTACTTCTTCCACTCGATGGGCGGGCGCGAGTCGCTGGTCGACACGGCCGTGCGCACGAGCCGCTCGGGCTACATGCAGCGCCGCCTGATCAACGCCCTCGAGGACCTCAAGGTCGCCGAGGACCGCACGGTCCGCAACACCGCGGGCACCGTCATCGAGTTCGACTACGGCGAGGACGGCATCGACCCGACCCGTTCCTACCAGGGGGCGGCGGTCTCGCTGGACGAGGTCGTCAGCCAGGTGCTCGGCCGGCGCGTCCGTTCCTCCGACGAGCGCCGGCCCGAGGGCCCCGCGGGCGCCCCGCCGGTCACGGAGGAGGAGATGGACCTCCAGGCGGAGGCCCAGCTCGAGGAAGAAGGCGAGGAGGAGGAGACCGAGGAGTTCGGGGCGCCCGAGGAGGGCCCCGAGTTCGGAGGCGAGTAG
- a CDS encoding Lrp/AsnC family transcriptional regulator yields MQKSTSSKPPVSRAVESAFTKVWGDDHVVALIALKVETSEADTVAGEVARFSEVEDVFLVTGDTDIFLKVRFPHYDELKDFVLHRLPAVRGIRETKTLLVVTAYKEGGETRTA; encoded by the coding sequence ATGCAGAAGTCCACATCGTCCAAGCCGCCGGTCAGCCGCGCGGTCGAGAGCGCGTTCACCAAGGTCTGGGGTGACGACCACGTGGTCGCGCTGATCGCCCTCAAGGTCGAGACGTCGGAGGCCGACACCGTCGCCGGAGAGGTCGCCCGCTTCTCGGAGGTCGAGGACGTCTTCCTCGTCACCGGCGACACGGACATCTTCCTCAAGGTGCGCTTCCCGCACTACGACGAGCTGAAGGACTTCGTGCTGCACCGCCTCCCCGCCGTCCGCGGGATCCGGGAGACCAAGACGCTCCTGGTCGTGACCGCCTACAAGGAGGGCGGGGAGACCCGCACGGCGTGA
- the rpoA2 gene encoding DNA-directed RNA polymerase subunit A'': MPEEKKSGPGDAVRRIQEIAGREGVALPPLVAEELRTKLHNLRLPPGDATRVVREVARRYRRAEVDAHESVGILAAQSIGEPGTQMTLRTFHYAGVAEMNVTLGLPRLIELVDARRVPSTPMMTVHVEKKLRGERDAVQQIALQIEVTTVPDVAAIGTVVEDLTVVVSPIAARLEERGIKRAELESALRENLDPRLFELSNGSGSGETRSFEIHLKESSPGATKSKKEELVEEMPFKKLLIASEEAKAIRIKGVTGIRRALIRKEKDEYVIYTEGSNLENVLEIPGVDPVRTTTNSVFEIYRVYGVEAARAALIHESNRTLAEQGLGVDIRHLMLVADVMTNEGDIRAIGRHGISGKKTSVLARAAFEITAAHLLRAAITGEVDELKGVAENIIVGQPITLGTGAVNLVYKPLAGASPPPKAAPAPAPAEATEAA, from the coding sequence ATGCCCGAGGAGAAGAAGAGCGGGCCAGGGGACGCGGTCCGCCGGATCCAGGAGATCGCCGGGAGGGAGGGGGTCGCGCTCCCGCCGCTGGTCGCCGAGGAGCTGCGCACGAAGCTCCACAACCTGCGCCTGCCGCCGGGCGACGCGACCCGCGTCGTGCGCGAGGTCGCGCGCCGCTACCGGCGCGCCGAGGTCGACGCGCACGAGTCGGTCGGCATCCTGGCCGCGCAGTCGATCGGCGAGCCGGGGACACAGATGACGCTGCGGACGTTCCACTACGCCGGCGTCGCCGAGATGAACGTGACGCTCGGGCTGCCGCGCCTGATCGAGCTCGTCGACGCGCGCCGGGTCCCGTCGACCCCGATGATGACCGTCCACGTGGAGAAGAAGCTGCGGGGCGAGCGCGACGCCGTCCAGCAGATCGCGCTCCAGATCGAGGTGACGACCGTCCCGGACGTCGCCGCGATCGGCACGGTCGTCGAGGACCTCACGGTCGTCGTGAGCCCGATCGCCGCCCGCCTCGAGGAGCGCGGCATCAAGCGCGCGGAGCTCGAGAGCGCGCTGCGCGAGAACCTCGACCCCCGCCTCTTCGAGCTCTCCAACGGCAGCGGCAGCGGCGAGACCCGCAGCTTCGAGATCCACCTCAAGGAGTCGAGCCCCGGCGCGACCAAGTCCAAGAAGGAGGAGCTCGTCGAGGAGATGCCGTTCAAGAAGCTCCTCATCGCGAGCGAGGAGGCGAAGGCGATCCGCATCAAGGGCGTCACCGGCATCCGCCGGGCCCTCATCCGCAAAGAGAAGGACGAGTACGTGATCTACACGGAGGGCTCGAACCTCGAGAACGTCCTCGAGATCCCCGGCGTCGACCCGGTGCGGACGACGACGAACTCGGTCTTCGAGATCTACCGGGTCTACGGCGTCGAGGCGGCCCGCGCGGCGCTGATCCACGAGTCGAACCGCACGCTCGCCGAGCAGGGGCTCGGCGTCGACATCCGGCACCTGATGCTCGTCGCCGACGTGATGACGAACGAGGGGGACATCCGCGCGATCGGCCGACACGGCATCTCGGGCAAGAAGACGAGCGTGCTCGCCCGCGCGGCGTTCGAGATCACCGCGGCCCACCTATTGCGCGCCGCGATCACCGGCGAGGTCGACGAGCTCAAGGGCGTCGCCGAGAACATCATCGTCGGCCAGCCGATCACGCTCGGCACCGGCGCGGTGAACCTCGTCTACAAGCCGCTCGCGGGCGCGAGCCCGCCCCCGAAGGCGGCCCCCGCGCCCGCGCCGGCCGAGGCGACGGAGGCGGCGTAG
- a CDS encoding NusA-like transcription termination signal-binding factor: protein MTEITLDTETLGYIRLFEERTGARVKDCLTAEDKLVFLVQPGEVHKAVGPGGVLVDRLKGMLRKEIQVVEYADEPEALVRNIFYWYSPVRVDFAPKGKGRHATVTVDPAWKARAIGKAGKNLKVARAILLRHSDIVSVSVA from the coding sequence ATGACCGAGATCACCCTCGACACCGAGACGCTCGGCTACATCCGCCTGTTCGAGGAGCGCACCGGCGCGCGCGTCAAGGACTGCCTCACCGCCGAGGACAAGCTCGTCTTCCTCGTCCAGCCCGGCGAGGTGCACAAGGCGGTCGGCCCGGGCGGCGTGCTCGTCGACCGCCTCAAGGGGATGCTGAGGAAGGAGATCCAGGTCGTCGAGTACGCGGACGAGCCCGAGGCGCTCGTGCGGAACATCTTCTACTGGTACTCGCCGGTGCGCGTCGACTTCGCGCCGAAGGGCAAGGGCCGCCACGCCACCGTCACCGTCGACCCCGCCTGGAAGGCCCGCGCGATCGGCAAGGCGGGCAAGAACCTCAAGGTCGCGCGGGCGATCCTGCTCCGCCACTCCGACATCGTCAGCGTCAGCGTCGCCTAG